A single genomic interval of Oryza sativa Japonica Group chromosome 7, ASM3414082v1 harbors:
- the LOC107275465 gene encoding uncharacterized protein: protein MGDWYDKLSQSFRDTAKEVLAKTDIDPNVRCFPKRQMKRITNNYSTTLGRGGFSVVYKGRLDDGRSVAVKQYNWRTQKEFTKEVIIQSQCSHKNIVRLLGCCVEAAAPILVTEFVPNGNLSDLLHGNSGLLPVTLETRLQIALDVAEALVYMHCSQSYPILHGDVKPSNILLGDKGVAKLCDFGISRLLSMDSDEYTGFVIGSKGYVDPVFCQTGRLSQKCDVYSFWVVLLELFTRKKGIDDMKVCLAEIFACSSRKGDEHKLFDMDIVTNENMEFLQGIGRVALECIKFEVEERPEMRLVLEQLLSLKRSRDKSIHEMLVVRKEIEVFLRGCGFGRFILSKESVDDLICNLKIVLKECASGKAYIGKSRGTPLMAIKMSTAVTEKWKDMLGNEIAVQSRIKHMNVAKLIGYCLDHSDGTVLIYEYGAISLYDVLFGDAGKIYRPFTCDLRLKIAIGAAEGIAHLHSLGVVHGDVSINDILLDHVSSSLVKIAGYGTSGLPDIDKALDSLETGHGKKEHDVYSFGLVLLTLFTWKKVSLPHDLKSEPDKPVLLHQEAIRGRRCNHLEMIKGLASRCLTSEATKRPSMVEVAKHLNFILIFPERRKTCHDLAIYQSRMLSD from the coding sequence ATGGGAGATTGGTATGATAAACTTTCACAATCTTTTAGGGATACTGCAAAGGAAGTATTGGCAAAGACAGATATTGATCCAAATGTTAGGTGCTTCCCAAAAAGACAGATGAAGCGCATCACCAACAACTACAGCACTACCCTGGGAAGAGGAGGGTTTTCTGTGGTGTACAAGGGTAGGCTCGACGATGGTCGTTCAGTGGCAGTGAAACAATATAATTGGAGAACACAGAAGGAGTTCACAAAAGAGGTGATCATACAGTCTCAGTGTAGCCATAAGAACATTGTTAGGCTATTGGGCTGTTGTGTAGAGGCCGCTGCTCCGATATTGGTCACCGAGTTTGTCCCCAACGGAAACCTTTCTGACCTTCTACACGGCAACAGTGGACTGCTTCCTGTCACATTAGAGACACGCTTACAGATTGCGCTGGATGTAGCAGAAGCACTTGTATATATGCATTGCTCCCAAAGTTATCCAATCCTTCATGGAGATGTCAAACCGTCAAACATTCTTCTGGGTGACAAGGGTGTAGCGAAACTGTGTGACTTTGGAATATCAAGGCTGCTCTCTATGGATAGTGATGAATACACAGGATTTGTTATCGGAAGTAAAGGTTATGTGGATCCTGTTTTCTGCCAGACTGGGCGATTAAGCCAAAAATGCGATGTCTACAGCTTTTGGGTGGTTCTTTTAGAACTCTTCACCAGAAAGAAAGGAATTGATGACATGAAAGTGTGTCTTGCAGAAATTTTTGCTTGTTCCAGTAGGAAAGGTGATGAACATAAACTATTTGACATGGACATCGTAACCAATGAGAATATGGAGTTTCTTCAAGGAATTGGCAGGGTCGCACTCGAATGTATAAAGTTTGAAGTAGAGGAACGGCCAGAGATGAGGCTAGTTTTAGAGCAGCTTTTGAGTCTCAAAAGATCCCGAGATAAGAGCATTCATGAGATGCTGGTTGTACGTAAAGAGATTGAGGTATTTTTGAGAGGATGTGGTTTTGGAAGATTTATATTGAGTAAAGAGAGTGTGGATGACTTGATATGCAACTTGAAAATTGTTCTGAAGGAATGTGCGTCAGGCAAGGCTTACATAGGGAAATCTCGCGGCACACCACTGATGGCGATAAAGATGTCAACTGCAGTTACAGAGAAATGGAAAGACATGCTTGGGAATGAAATAGCTGTCCAATCTAGAATTAAGCACATGAATGTTGCCAAGCTTATCGGTTACTGCTTAGATCATTCGGATGGTACAGTGCTTATATACGAGTACGGTGCAATTAGCTTGTATGATGTTCTTTTTGGTGATGCGGGGAAGATATATCGTCCCTTCACTTGTGACCTGCGCCTGAAGATTGCGATTGGTGCTGCAGAGGGCATTGCTCACCTGCATTCACTTGGCGTCGTGCATGGCGATGTCAGCATTAACGACATACTGCTGGATCATGTCTCTTCGTCCCTGGTAAAGATTGCTGGCTATGGGACATCAGGGCTCCCTGACATCGACAAGGCTCTGGATTCGCTTGAAACCGGTCATGGGAAGAAGGAGCATGATGTGTACAGTTTTGGGCTTGTTCTCCTAACCCTCTTCACGTGGAAGAAGGTGTCACTGCCACATGATCTCAAGTCCGAGCCTGACAAACCTGTGCTACTGCACCAGGAAGCCATCCGTGGGCGTAGATGCAATCATCTTGAGATGATCAAGGGCTTGGCTTCACGGTGTCTGACGTCCGAGGCGACGAAGAGACCATCCATGGTGGAAGTAGCAAAACATCTCAACTTCATACTTATTTTTCCTGAAAGGAGGAAAACTTGCCATGACCTGGCGATTTATCAATCTCGAATGCTTTCGGACTAG